The following is a genomic window from Episyrphus balteatus chromosome 1, idEpiBalt1.1, whole genome shotgun sequence.
aatttcgtttttttagaaaaataattttttataataggtatgtaaaaatgttctaaattttttctaaaaaaaaaatgttggtattccattttgaagaaatagtaagaacgaaatttcaaaatttttcaccaacccgttttcaaaaacttgatttttcaaaaaaaaaacttgaaatatttttttaaaatccaaaatgaaaatgaaaattttctaaaattttaaaattactttaacaTGAAcgctttttcatacaaattttcgttgaaatcgggttgaTTTTGTAttagatattcagaaaccaaaaaaaaagcgtTCAAAAGTTGGCTGAAAAGAAAGCTGAAGTTATAAAAAGGATTCTGCTGATGCTGAAATATACAGTACTTTCATAGTTGAAAAGTGTGGAAATATTTCGCTTTCATTTGAGGCAAATCCTTTCCCATCGATTTCTCgctcaattcaaacaaaagaggCGTCATTTGAAAAATCTAAGGTTTTTCAACAAAGAAAGAGCTGCAGAGTTAAAAACTAGGCTAAGACCGTTCGAATTAAGAAAGCACACTTGAACACATTTTCTCTTGAAACCAATTAATTTCACAATGAGATGTTAATAAGAAGTGATGGATGTACTTTTCCATTGGACACTTTAAGCTTATATTTTTCTAACCTAAGAAACAGGTGATCTCATTCGTATTTATTACACAATACTTAGTTTCTGAAAATTTtccattagttttaaaaaacaaactataaaacaaaagaCCACCTGATTGTAATTATGAAATGTCCATCTTTTGTCCAAGTTAGctcaatatttgttttatttcatttttttttagtttaacaagtgtttttaattttgtgtaaaCAATTTACTCATCACTGCCTTGTTTTTCAAGTACTGATCTATTACAATAATTTTGCTAATAAAGTAGTATAAAAGGAAGAACAAAACACATATTGGAACTGAGTTTATATTAATTCACTGAACTAGTTACAACGGTTTTGATAAATTCTAACGAAGATGAAATTAGTTTGGTTACTTTTAGTTATTGCAACTTTTGTTGCTTTAGCCCAGGTAAGTTAATATATTTAAACTGAGTTAAGTCCTTGGAAAGGAATTACaataatatgtatttatattttattttccattctCAGGGTCAAGAAACAGCAGCAGCAGGAGaaacgacaacaacaacaactacagctGCAggtgaaacaacaacaacaactactacaacAGCAGCAACTActacaacagcagcaacaacaacaacaactactgcAGGATCAACAACTACAGCAGCTGGAAGGAAATTTACTTCCATGTCATTGAATAAAGCacgttcttcttcttcttcttcaagtAGCAATAGAAGACCCTTCTTCTGGTTcggttaaaacaacattttaattcaacaaaaatttaatatgaattgaaatttgtttaaaaattaatatgcattcgtaaaaattaaaaaaa
Proteins encoded in this region:
- the LOC129905557 gene encoding protein new-glue 1-like, whose product is MKLVWLLLVIATFVALAQGQETAAAGETTTTTTTAAGETTTTTTTTAATTTTAATTTTTTAGSTTTAAGRKFTSMSLNKARSSSSSSSSNRRPFFWFG